A single window of Anomaloglossus baeobatrachus isolate aAnoBae1 chromosome 5, aAnoBae1.hap1, whole genome shotgun sequence DNA harbors:
- the HHEX gene encoding hematopoietically-expressed homeobox protein HHEX — MQYQQHSGPPGMALSVPLYAPTPLQPVHPTPFYIDDILGRNAASNGTAALPTPTLPSANSSFTSLVTTYRTPVYEPTPIHPAFTHPAALAASYGAGTFQSPLYPFSRPMSEYTHALLRHDPLGKPLLWSPFMQRPLHKRKGGQVRFSNDQTIELEKKFETQKYLSPPERKRLAKMLQLSERQVKTWFQNRRAKWRRLKQENPQGNKKEETESLENDCEEGQENCLSLEQKNKDSSLDGSQCSPSPNSQENMDTDISDDSDEEVDIEGDKGFYKCPH, encoded by the exons ATGCAGTACCAGCAGCACTCCGGGCCCCCGGGCATGGCCCTCAGTGTGCCCCTGTACGCGCCCacccctctgcagcccgtgcacccCACTCCCTTCTACATCGATGATATACTGGGGAGGAATGCGGCATCTAACGGCACAGCGGCGCTGCCGACCCCGACCCTGCCCTCCGCCAACTCCTCCTTCACCAGCCTGGTGACCACATACAGGACCCCCGTGTACGAGCCCACCCCGATCCACCCGGCCTTCACCCACCCGGCCGCGCTGGCAGCGTCCTATGGAGCCGGCACCTTCCAGAGCCCCCTGTACCCCTTCTCCAGGCCGATGAGTGAATACACCCACGCCCTCCTCAGGCACGACCCCCTGG GGAAGCCTCTCCTCTGGAGCCCATTCATGCAGCGACCACTTCACAAAAGGAAAGGGGGACAAGTGCGATTCTCAAACGATCAGACGATTGAGCTGGAGAAAAAGTTTGAGACACAGAAATATTTGTCTCCTCCTGAAAGGAAAAGATTGGCCAAGATGCTGCAGCTCAGTGAGAGGCAG GTTAAAACTTGGTTTCAGAACAGAAGAGCCAAATGGAGGCGTCTGAAGCAG GAGAACCCCCAGGGAAATAAGAAAGAAGAAACCGAAAGTCTAGAAAACGACTGCGAGGAGGGTCAGGAAAACTGTTTAAGTCTTGAGCAGAAAAATAAAGACTCTTCTTTGGACGGTTCTCAGTGTTCCCCCTCTCCAAATTCTCAGGAGAATATGGACACGGACATCTCAGATGACTCTGACGAAGAGGTGGATATTGAAGGAGACAAAGGGTTCTACAAGTGTCCTCACTGA